A section of the Desulfovibrio sp. X2 genome encodes:
- a CDS encoding HDOD domain-containing protein, translating into MMRTAQPPPEPSRSGETCARRFAGVERNDPFTQAVRALCERRAAAKPATNAMNTESSRRPAARPPQPSTPSSGASPSATRSGPSDARAADAADAVELLQHEIKLPSLPSVLLELYEVAEDPRSSATDMAAVVSRDPGLAALLLRMVNSAFYGFPRRIDTVPRAVAVIGQRQLAMLATGGVVARIFGETPAETIRLETFWRHSVGVGILARTLARRLRLNDPERHFVAGLLHDIGRLALCSVAPERVRAALAESRRRAIPLRQAESQAAGIDHAAFGSMLLRKWNLPFSLALAVLRHHDPTREDAREEAAVVHVADWLMKALHPALEDEFLLPPLAEGAWERVGLPLSDLPSIAEDVDASLAATLSALRSGAA; encoded by the coding sequence ATGATGCGGACCGCCCAACCGCCGCCTGAACCGTCTCGCAGCGGCGAAACCTGCGCCCGGCGCTTCGCCGGAGTCGAGCGGAACGATCCCTTCACACAGGCCGTCCGCGCCTTGTGCGAACGGCGCGCGGCAGCGAAACCCGCCACGAATGCCATGAATACGGAGTCCAGTCGGCGGCCTGCCGCTCGGCCTCCACAACCGTCCACCCCATCATCCGGTGCATCACCCTCCGCGACACGTTCCGGACCGTCAGACGCACGCGCGGCGGATGCCGCCGACGCGGTCGAGCTTCTGCAGCACGAGATAAAGCTGCCGAGCCTTCCCTCGGTGCTCCTCGAACTCTACGAGGTGGCCGAGGACCCGAGGAGCTCAGCCACGGACATGGCCGCGGTGGTCTCCCGCGATCCGGGCCTGGCCGCGCTGCTCCTGCGCATGGTCAACAGCGCCTTCTACGGCTTTCCCAGGCGAATAGACACCGTGCCCAGGGCCGTTGCCGTGATCGGGCAGCGCCAGCTGGCCATGCTGGCAACGGGCGGCGTGGTGGCCCGCATCTTCGGCGAGACGCCCGCCGAAACCATACGGCTCGAGACCTTCTGGCGGCACAGCGTGGGCGTGGGCATCCTGGCCCGCACGCTGGCCCGCCGCCTGCGCCTGAACGACCCGGAGCGCCATTTCGTGGCCGGGCTGCTGCACGACATCGGCCGCCTCGCGTTGTGCAGCGTGGCCCCGGAGCGCGTGCGCGCGGCCCTGGCCGAGTCGCGGCGGCGGGCGATCCCCCTGCGCCAGGCCGAGAGCCAGGCCGCAGGCATAGACCACGCCGCCTTCGGCAGCATGCTGCTGCGCAAGTGGAACCTGCCCTTCTCCCTGGCCCTGGCCGTGCTGCGCCACCATGACCCCACGCGCGAGGACGCCCGCGAGGAGGCGGCGGTGGTGCACGTGGCGGACTGGCTGATGAAGGCCCTGCACCCGGCGCTGGAGGACGAGTTCCTGCTGCCGCCCCTGGCCGAGGGGGCCTGGGAGCGGGTCGGTCTGCCGCTGTCCGACCTGCCGTCCATCGCCGAGGACGTGGACGCGAGCCTCGCCGCCACCCTGAGCGCCCTGCGCAGCGGCGCGGCCTGA
- a CDS encoding nitroreductase family protein yields MKPVSTQSPERPALLPVRIDAKLCRRDGLCAMVCPLSIIGRAEDGLAVAEPAMAGRCIRCGHCVAVCPAGALSLGEADGWENAGPGEPIRKELCVSLEQAEQLLRTRRSVRLFKPEPPDRELLVRLLDDTQWAASGHNARPVAFCVHHGREAVSRVAEETAQWMRLESERSPELAARFHLPGLLRALARGRDLICRSAPCLVVAHAPETGITPREDALTALTYLEIAAHAAGLGACWAGFVTIAAARHEPLLRALGVPEGHAMCGGLMLGRPALRYARIPPRPRAAITWAATRKEV; encoded by the coding sequence ATGAAGCCAGTTTCCACGCAGTCCCCCGAACGGCCCGCCCTCCTCCCCGTGCGCATCGACGCAAAGCTCTGCCGACGCGACGGCCTGTGCGCCATGGTCTGCCCCCTGTCCATCATCGGACGGGCCGAGGACGGGCTGGCCGTGGCCGAGCCCGCCATGGCCGGACGCTGCATCCGCTGCGGCCACTGCGTGGCCGTCTGTCCGGCCGGTGCGCTGTCGCTCGGCGAGGCGGACGGATGGGAGAACGCAGGCCCCGGCGAGCCGATCCGAAAGGAGCTTTGCGTGAGCCTCGAGCAGGCCGAGCAGCTCCTGCGCACGCGCCGTTCGGTGCGCCTCTTCAAGCCGGAGCCGCCGGACAGGGAGCTCCTCGTCCGCCTGCTGGACGACACGCAGTGGGCCGCCTCCGGGCACAACGCCCGGCCCGTGGCCTTCTGCGTGCATCACGGCAGGGAGGCCGTGTCCCGCGTGGCCGAAGAGACGGCGCAGTGGATGCGCCTGGAGTCCGAGCGCTCGCCCGAGCTCGCCGCGCGCTTCCACCTGCCCGGGCTTCTCAGGGCCCTGGCCCGCGGCCGCGACCTCATCTGCCGCAGCGCGCCCTGCCTGGTGGTGGCCCATGCGCCCGAGACCGGCATCACCCCGCGCGAGGACGCCCTGACCGCCCTGACGTACCTCGAGATCGCGGCCCACGCCGCCGGTCTCGGAGCCTGCTGGGCGGGCTTCGTGACCATCGCGGCCGCCCGCCACGAGCCGCTGCTGCGCGCCCTGGGCGTGCCCGAAGGCCACGCCATGTGCGGCGGGCTGATGCTCGGGCGGCCCGCGCTGCGCTACGCGCGCATCCCGCCCCGCCCCCGGGCCGCCATAACCTGGGCCGCGACCCGCAAGGAGGTCTGA
- a CDS encoding DUF2905 domain-containing protein, with protein MDRLGKVLIAGGLVLAAVGLAVLLWDRLPPDSLLRRLAPGRLPGDIVIRRGGFTLYLPIGTCIAVSIVLTLLYRLFRK; from the coding sequence ATGGACAGGCTCGGCAAGGTGCTGATCGCGGGCGGGCTCGTGCTCGCCGCCGTCGGGCTCGCGGTCCTCCTCTGGGACAGGCTGCCGCCCGACTCCCTGCTGCGCCGCCTGGCGCCCGGCCGCCTGCCCGGCGACATCGTCATCCGGCGCGGCGGCTTCACGCTCTACCTGCCCATCGGCACGTGCATCGCCGTGAGCATCGTGCTCACGCTGCTCTATCGTCTCTTCAGGAAATGA
- a CDS encoding Tfp pilus assembly protein PilF: MKTENEERFAGAFSILQSSKVGAGTTAQKHVQTMNVYAEEKADGTFSLRYLNDNFVPVGKAWTVDKDTLLTEYTPEPDLYMNKVYPAMRELSKTIAHAERLRESNQTYSAEYEFKRALRIDETNIRATFGFGLVYLDRNDAEKAELVFRRLVTLEAAFDREHKHLFNEFGIKLRRAGLLDQALEFYGRAEEYSHNDENLHYNRARAFEAKGEVGEALSSLEKALAIRPDFHEARKFRDGLRKGPSAGRKAVSGGRNGME; this comes from the coding sequence ATGAAGACGGAAAACGAAGAGCGTTTCGCCGGGGCCTTCTCGATCCTGCAGAGCAGCAAGGTGGGGGCGGGCACCACCGCGCAGAAGCACGTGCAGACCATGAACGTGTATGCGGAGGAGAAGGCGGACGGGACGTTCTCCCTGCGCTACCTGAACGACAACTTCGTTCCGGTAGGCAAGGCCTGGACCGTGGACAAGGATACGCTGCTGACGGAGTACACGCCTGAGCCGGACCTGTACATGAACAAGGTCTACCCGGCCATGCGCGAGCTTTCCAAGACCATCGCGCACGCCGAGCGCCTGCGCGAGAGCAACCAGACCTACAGCGCGGAATACGAGTTCAAGCGCGCCCTGCGCATCGACGAGACCAACATCCGGGCCACCTTCGGCTTCGGCCTCGTCTACCTCGACCGCAACGACGCCGAGAAGGCCGAGCTGGTCTTCCGCCGCCTGGTGACCCTGGAAGCCGCCTTCGACAGGGAGCACAAGCACCTCTTCAACGAGTTCGGCATCAAGCTGCGCCGCGCGGGCCTGCTCGACCAGGCCCTGGAATTCTACGGCCGCGCCGAGGAATACTCGCACAACGACGAGAACCTGCACTACAACCGCGCCCGGGCCTTCGAGGCCAAGGGCGAGGTGGGCGAGGCGCTTTCGAGCCTCGAGAAGGCGCTGGCCATCAGGCCGGATTTCCACGAGGCCAGGAAGTTCCGGGACGGCCTGCGCAAGGGGCCCTCGGCCGGACGCAAGGCCGTCTCCGGCGGCCGAAACGGCATGGAGTAG
- a CDS encoding SAM-dependent methyltransferase: MSGPAPRLPEGPFAVYQTRPEYMDALAAELADLIAAESGDEAPSRPADFIRRGPLLLAEGPPRSPAWAQNVWRAPAAIPIESIADGAKKLKALQRNWHLVPLDHFRRAALIAEKLPRVAARPLVFGEPVPTAPLGSWTLWDEGTILASPECSSPFPDGEPSFVEDREGPPSRAYLKLWELLSILPERPGPGQLCLDLGGSPGGWAFVLASLGARVFCIDKAPLDPRVAADPLVESCQGSAFGLDPRHAGAVDWLFSDVICYPERLFQMVERWLELGECRRFACTVKLQGEMDAATLEILRKFRAVPGSRLIHLSQNKHELTWVKL; encoded by the coding sequence GTGTCCGGCCCGGCCCCGCGCCTGCCCGAGGGCCCCTTCGCGGTCTACCAGACGCGGCCGGAATACATGGACGCCCTGGCCGCCGAGCTCGCGGACCTCATCGCGGCCGAGTCGGGGGACGAGGCGCCGTCCCGCCCTGCCGACTTCATCCGCCGCGGTCCCCTGCTCCTGGCCGAGGGGCCGCCGCGCTCTCCGGCCTGGGCGCAGAACGTCTGGCGCGCTCCGGCGGCCATCCCCATCGAATCCATCGCGGACGGCGCAAAGAAGCTCAAAGCCCTTCAGCGCAACTGGCACCTGGTGCCGCTCGACCACTTCCGGCGCGCGGCCCTGATCGCCGAGAAGCTGCCCCGGGTCGCGGCGCGGCCCCTGGTCTTCGGGGAGCCCGTGCCCACGGCGCCGCTCGGCTCCTGGACGCTCTGGGACGAAGGGACCATCCTGGCCTCGCCCGAATGTTCGAGCCCCTTTCCGGACGGCGAGCCAAGCTTCGTGGAGGATCGGGAGGGACCGCCGAGCAGGGCCTACCTCAAGCTCTGGGAGCTCCTGAGCATCCTGCCCGAGCGCCCGGGGCCGGGCCAGCTCTGCCTGGACCTCGGCGGCAGCCCGGGCGGCTGGGCCTTCGTACTCGCCTCGCTCGGCGCGCGCGTCTTCTGCATCGACAAGGCGCCGCTCGACCCTCGGGTGGCCGCCGATCCCCTGGTGGAGAGCTGCCAGGGCAGCGCCTTCGGCCTGGACCCGCGCCACGCCGGTGCCGTGGACTGGCTCTTCTCGGACGTGATCTGCTACCCGGAGCGGCTCTTTCAGATGGTCGAGCGCTGGCTCGAGCTCGGCGAGTGCCGCCGCTTCGCCTGCACGGTCAAGCTGCAGGGCGAGATGGACGCGGCGACGCTCGAAATCCTCCGGAAGTTCCGCGCCGTCCCCGGCTCGCGCCTCATCCATCTCTCGCAGAACAAGCACGAACTCACCTGGGTCAAGCTCTAG
- a CDS encoding MATE family efflux transporter, whose amino-acid sequence MRDAAGTERKGAAHGSGEGSRDLGDSAGRAASGVPCGLDLTRGAVGPLVRRIAVPAGVGYLFHTMFNVVDTWYAGRISTTALAALSLSFPAFFLILALGSGMATGATALIGNALGAGNREEASGFAAQGIVFGVLVSGLLTGVSLAAARPLFVSLGAHGAYLQACLDYMVPIFWCSCLFIGIYQLNAGLQSQGDTRSIRNFLIMGSLLNVGLDPLFIHGFTVRGVGLPGFGVPGIAWATVAVQAMGCVYLSARLARSGLMDGLRARDFLPRFATIRAIAGQGLPASLDYLCVGLGIYIIIWFISGYGEAAVASYGIATRIEQIVLLPSIALSVATLAMTAQNMGARRFERVLETLGTTLRGGFYIMCLGTAFVVLGAAPLMRLFTDDPAVVAAGAGYLRIEGFALYGYVLLYVHISALQGAKRPVFAVWMGLFRQIAAPVPVFYLATRVIGMGLTGLWWSIFAIVWFSAVAAFFISRRILARTIRESAARAREEPGIETGTETGTETGAEAEAGAGAEAREENA is encoded by the coding sequence ATGAGGGATGCGGCAGGAACGGAGCGCAAGGGCGCGGCACACGGGAGCGGCGAAGGCTCCCGCGATCTCGGCGATTCCGCGGGCCGCGCGGCGTCCGGCGTTCCCTGCGGGCTGGACCTGACCAGGGGCGCGGTGGGGCCGCTCGTGCGGCGCATCGCCGTGCCCGCGGGCGTGGGCTACCTCTTCCACACCATGTTCAACGTGGTGGACACCTGGTACGCGGGCCGCATCTCGACCACGGCCCTGGCCGCGCTCTCGCTCTCCTTTCCGGCCTTCTTCCTGATCCTCGCGCTGGGCAGCGGCATGGCCACCGGGGCCACGGCCCTCATCGGCAACGCGCTGGGCGCCGGGAACCGCGAGGAGGCCTCGGGCTTCGCGGCCCAGGGCATCGTCTTCGGGGTCCTGGTCTCCGGCCTGCTCACGGGCGTGAGCCTCGCCGCGGCGCGTCCGCTCTTCGTCTCGCTCGGAGCGCACGGGGCCTATCTCCAGGCCTGCCTGGACTACATGGTGCCCATCTTCTGGTGCAGCTGCCTGTTCATCGGCATCTACCAGCTGAACGCCGGGCTGCAGTCCCAGGGCGACACACGCTCCATCCGCAACTTCCTGATCATGGGCAGCCTGCTCAACGTGGGGCTGGACCCGCTCTTCATCCACGGTTTCACGGTGCGGGGAGTGGGCCTGCCCGGCTTCGGCGTGCCGGGCATCGCCTGGGCCACGGTGGCCGTGCAGGCCATGGGCTGCGTCTATCTCTCGGCGCGGCTCGCGCGCTCCGGGCTCATGGACGGGCTTCGCGCGCGCGACTTCCTGCCCAGGTTCGCGACCATCCGCGCCATCGCGGGCCAGGGGCTGCCCGCGAGCCTGGACTATCTCTGCGTCGGACTCGGCATCTACATCATCATCTGGTTCATCTCGGGCTACGGCGAGGCGGCCGTGGCCTCCTACGGCATCGCCACGCGCATCGAGCAGATCGTGCTCCTGCCCTCCATCGCGCTGAGCGTGGCCACCCTGGCCATGACCGCCCAGAACATGGGCGCGCGCCGCTTCGAGCGCGTCCTCGAGACGCTGGGCACCACGCTGCGCGGCGGCTTCTACATCATGTGCCTGGGCACGGCCTTCGTGGTCCTGGGCGCCGCGCCGCTGATGCGCCTGTTCACGGACGATCCCGCCGTGGTGGCCGCGGGCGCGGGGTATCTGCGCATCGAGGGCTTCGCGCTCTACGGCTACGTGCTGCTCTACGTGCACATCTCGGCTCTGCAGGGGGCCAAGCGGCCCGTGTTCGCCGTCTGGATGGGACTCTTCCGGCAGATCGCGGCGCCCGTCCCGGTCTTCTACCTGGCCACGCGGGTCATCGGCATGGGGCTCACGGGGCTTTGGTGGAGCATCTTTGCCATCGTCTGGTTCTCGGCCGTGGCGGCCTTCTTCATCAGCCGCCGCATCCTGGCGCGGACCATCCGCGAGTCCGCGGCCCGGGCCAGGGAAGAGCCCGGGATCGAAACAGGAACCGAAACAGGAACCGAAACGGGCGCCGAGGCGGAAGCCGGAGCAGGCGCCGAAGCGAGGGAGGAAAACGCATGA
- the recQ gene encoding DNA helicase RecQ produces MNEEPSDSMHSRPLPSEILRDVFGHAAFRGCQEAVIGRVVSGGDALVVMPTGGGKSVCYQVPALAMPGTAVVVSPLVALMQDQVAGLLQAGVRAASINSALDAAERGRAERALRAGELDIVYVAPERLLQPSFLEGLTRLRICLFAIDEAHCVSQWGHDFRPEYRQLAVLAERFPDVPRLALTATAAAQTREDIVRQLRLRDPEIFVTGFDRPNIRYRVVPKDHAERQLLDFIRTEHAGDAGIVYRMTRRDVERTAAFLSERGMEALPYHAGLPDEERRQNMERFMREDGLVMVATVAFGMGVDKPDVRFVVHLEPPKSLEAYHQETGRAGRDGLPADAFMTYGLGDVIKLRSVLGVGTGVEEHKRIELDKLQALLGFCETAGCRRQALLGHFGERLAEPCGNCDTCLEPVETFEGSVIAQKALSCVFRTDQRFGTAHLAAVLTGRRTAAIERLGHDAVSTFGIGTELDDSGWRSVFRQLVAQGLADVDLAMHGAVRLNAASWEVLRGTRAVALRRDPERVKRKGPRGGRGRKAAWLDSLLDTPERAALFERLRGWRTAQAKEQDVPPYVICLDRTLLEIAVRQPDGLAELAATSGLGSKRVERYGDELLEILRAFYEEHGRTPGRLADETGGPGSGAAGREPRPARRRKRRGADGPSPTVLESLRLVRETGSMEETAQLRGLGLVSVQRHLVEAVRLGLCELSEVAPLPADAPERILSAAREVFLREGRRLRPLSEALGGEFDYWIIEAVLAAEERDGEGAEGLAGRENGGPVDDGDADL; encoded by the coding sequence GTGAACGAGGAACCCTCCGACTCCATGCACTCCCGGCCCCTGCCCTCAGAGATCCTGCGCGACGTCTTCGGCCACGCCGCCTTCCGCGGCTGCCAGGAGGCCGTGATAGGGCGCGTCGTCTCCGGCGGCGACGCCCTGGTGGTCATGCCCACGGGCGGCGGCAAGTCCGTCTGCTACCAGGTGCCCGCCCTGGCCATGCCCGGCACCGCCGTGGTCGTCTCGCCGCTGGTGGCGCTGATGCAGGACCAGGTGGCCGGGCTGCTGCAGGCGGGCGTGCGCGCCGCGTCCATCAACTCGGCGCTCGACGCGGCCGAGCGCGGCCGGGCCGAGCGGGCCCTTCGCGCGGGCGAGCTCGACATCGTCTACGTGGCCCCGGAGCGGCTGCTGCAGCCGTCGTTCCTGGAGGGCCTTACGCGCCTGCGGATCTGCCTCTTCGCCATCGACGAGGCGCACTGCGTCTCGCAGTGGGGCCACGACTTCCGGCCGGAATACCGCCAGCTCGCGGTGCTGGCCGAGCGTTTCCCGGACGTGCCCCGCCTGGCCCTGACCGCCACCGCGGCCGCGCAGACGCGCGAGGACATCGTGCGCCAGCTGCGGCTGCGCGATCCCGAGATCTTCGTCACCGGCTTCGACAGGCCCAACATCCGCTACCGCGTCGTCCCCAAGGACCACGCCGAGCGCCAGCTCCTGGACTTCATCCGGACCGAGCACGCGGGCGACGCCGGAATCGTCTACCGCATGACCCGGCGCGACGTCGAGCGCACGGCCGCCTTCCTGAGCGAGCGCGGCATGGAGGCGCTGCCCTACCACGCCGGACTGCCCGACGAGGAGCGGCGGCAGAACATGGAGCGCTTCATGCGCGAGGACGGCCTGGTCATGGTCGCCACCGTGGCCTTCGGCATGGGCGTGGACAAGCCGGACGTGCGCTTCGTGGTGCACCTCGAGCCGCCGAAAAGCCTCGAGGCCTACCACCAGGAGACGGGACGCGCCGGACGCGACGGCCTGCCCGCCGACGCCTTCATGACCTACGGCCTGGGCGACGTGATCAAGCTGCGCAGCGTGCTCGGCGTGGGCACGGGCGTGGAAGAGCACAAGCGCATCGAGCTCGACAAGCTGCAGGCCCTGCTCGGCTTCTGCGAGACCGCGGGCTGCCGCAGACAGGCCCTGCTCGGCCACTTCGGCGAGCGCCTCGCCGAGCCCTGCGGCAACTGCGACACCTGCCTCGAGCCGGTGGAGACGTTCGAGGGCAGCGTCATCGCGCAGAAGGCCCTGTCCTGCGTCTTCCGCACGGACCAGCGCTTCGGCACGGCGCACCTCGCGGCCGTGCTCACGGGCAGGCGCACCGCGGCCATCGAACGGCTCGGCCACGACGCGGTCAGCACCTTCGGCATCGGCACGGAGCTCGACGATTCCGGCTGGCGCTCGGTCTTCCGCCAGCTCGTGGCCCAGGGGCTGGCCGACGTGGACCTGGCCATGCATGGCGCGGTGCGGCTGAACGCGGCCTCCTGGGAGGTGCTGCGCGGCACGCGCGCCGTGGCGCTGCGACGCGACCCGGAGCGCGTGAAGAGGAAGGGCCCGCGCGGCGGGCGCGGCCGCAAGGCCGCCTGGCTGGACAGCCTGCTCGACACGCCGGAGCGCGCCGCCCTCTTCGAGCGGCTGCGCGGCTGGCGCACGGCCCAGGCCAAGGAGCAGGACGTGCCGCCCTACGTCATCTGCCTGGACCGCACGCTTCTCGAGATCGCCGTGCGCCAGCCCGACGGCCTGGCCGAGCTGGCCGCCACCTCGGGCCTCGGCAGCAAGCGCGTGGAGCGCTACGGCGACGAGCTTCTGGAGATTCTGCGCGCCTTCTACGAGGAGCACGGCCGCACGCCGGGCAGGCTTGCCGACGAGACAGGCGGGCCGGGGAGCGGCGCAGCCGGGCGCGAGCCGCGCCCGGCGCGCAGGCGCAAACGGCGCGGCGCGGACGGCCCCTCGCCCACGGTGCTCGAGAGCCTGCGCCTGGTGCGCGAGACGGGGTCCATGGAGGAGACCGCGCAGCTTCGCGGCCTCGGCCTCGTCTCGGTGCAGCGCCATCTCGTGGAGGCGGTGCGCCTGGGGCTCTGCGAGCTTTCCGAGGTCGCCCCGCTTCCGGCCGACGCCCCCGAGCGCATCCTGTCCGCGGCGCGTGAGGTCTTCCTGCGCGAGGGGAGGCGGCTTCGCCCCCTGTCCGAGGCGCTGGGCGGCGAGTTCGACTACTGGATCATCGAGGCCGTGCTTGCGGCCGAGGAAAGAGACGGAGAAGGCGCCGAAGGCCTTGCGGGCCGGGAGAACGGCGGCCCCGTTGACGACGGGGACG
- the arfB gene encoding alternative ribosome rescue aminoacyl-tRNA hydrolase ArfB: MSLNVRPGLSIPLDEIELSFARAGGPGGQHVNTTSTAVAAVFDVAASPSLSEEQRARIMERLASRLDGRGRLRVVARDTRSQFTNREAALERLAALLATALAERRARRPTRPGKAAKARRVAAKKLRGRNKTLRRTPSGED, encoded by the coding sequence ATGAGCCTCAACGTCCGTCCGGGCCTGTCCATACCCCTGGACGAGATCGAGCTTTCCTTCGCCCGTGCCGGTGGCCCGGGCGGGCAGCACGTCAACACCACGAGCACGGCCGTGGCCGCGGTCTTCGACGTGGCCGCCTCGCCCTCGCTCTCCGAGGAGCAGCGTGCGCGCATCATGGAGCGTCTGGCCTCGCGCCTGGACGGCAGGGGACGGCTTCGCGTCGTGGCCCGGGACACGCGCAGCCAGTTCACCAACCGCGAGGCCGCGCTCGAACGCCTGGCCGCGCTCCTTGCCACCGCGCTCGCGGAGCGCCGCGCACGCCGTCCGACCAGGCCGGGCAAGGCCGCCAAGGCCCGCCGCGTGGCCGCGAAGAAGCTTCGCGGCAGGAACAAGACGCTGCGCCGCACCCCCTCCGGCGAAGACTGA